A section of the Microbacterium forte genome encodes:
- a CDS encoding amino acid permease, with translation MTEVPTTTTTTKGLHPGLTRRQISMMGLGGAIGAGLFVGSGQAISIAGPAVLISYLVAGGIVVLIMAMLAEMVAARPSSGAFSSYAQKAMGRSAGSAVGWLYWIQLVVVIAAEATGAGGIISAWIPGIPAWVWVLVFVVALTAVNLFGVRNYGTFEFWFAAIKVAAIIVFLVVGVCAIVGLIPGVPATGIANLVDNGGFAPNGLTGIAAALLIVVFAFGGTEVVAIAAAESDDPARNIRRIVREVLVRILIFYVGSIFVIVSVLPWNDPAVKDGPFSAVLDTLQLPGVGLVMDLIVVIALLSAMNANIYGASRMAYSLGERGLAPLAATRTTSKGVPVVAVLASVAFGFVTVGLNWAFPDVVLPALLNVVGSTLLVIWTATAVSQIILRRRADRAGADMPMRMWGFPWLSWLCLALLAGVVALTMIDGAARVQLLLTIGLTVVLLIVARLTRNASRPGVTSERDSAVVD, from the coding sequence ATGACCGAGGTTCCGACCACGACGACCACGACGAAAGGTCTGCACCCCGGACTGACCCGCCGGCAGATCTCGATGATGGGACTCGGCGGCGCGATCGGCGCCGGGCTGTTCGTCGGTTCGGGCCAGGCGATCAGCATCGCCGGCCCCGCTGTGCTGATCTCGTACCTCGTCGCGGGTGGCATCGTGGTGCTGATCATGGCGATGCTCGCCGAGATGGTCGCCGCCCGGCCGAGCTCCGGTGCCTTCAGCTCGTATGCGCAGAAGGCCATGGGACGCAGCGCCGGCAGCGCCGTCGGCTGGCTCTACTGGATCCAGCTCGTCGTGGTGATCGCGGCGGAGGCGACCGGAGCCGGAGGGATCATCTCTGCCTGGATCCCCGGCATCCCGGCGTGGGTGTGGGTGCTCGTCTTCGTGGTGGCACTGACCGCGGTGAACCTCTTCGGGGTGCGCAACTACGGCACGTTCGAGTTCTGGTTCGCCGCGATCAAGGTCGCCGCGATCATCGTGTTCCTCGTCGTCGGCGTGTGCGCCATCGTGGGCCTCATCCCCGGTGTTCCCGCGACGGGCATCGCCAACCTCGTCGACAACGGCGGCTTCGCACCGAACGGACTGACCGGCATCGCAGCCGCGCTGCTGATCGTGGTCTTCGCGTTCGGCGGCACCGAGGTCGTCGCGATCGCGGCTGCCGAGTCCGACGACCCCGCGCGCAACATCCGTCGGATCGTGCGCGAGGTGCTCGTGCGCATCCTGATCTTCTACGTCGGCTCGATCTTCGTCATCGTGTCGGTGCTGCCGTGGAACGACCCGGCCGTCAAGGACGGACCGTTCTCCGCCGTGCTCGATACCCTGCAGCTGCCCGGCGTCGGGCTCGTGATGGACCTCATCGTGGTGATCGCGCTGCTCTCGGCGATGAACGCGAACATCTACGGCGCATCGCGCATGGCCTACTCGCTCGGGGAGCGCGGTCTGGCTCCGCTCGCTGCGACCCGCACGACGTCGAAGGGCGTGCCGGTGGTCGCCGTGCTCGCCTCCGTCGCGTTCGGCTTCGTCACCGTGGGACTGAACTGGGCGTTCCCCGACGTGGTGCTCCCCGCGCTCCTCAACGTCGTCGGATCCACGCTGTTGGTCATCTGGACGGCGACCGCCGTGTCGCAGATCATCCTTCGCCGTCGTGCCGATCGGGCCGGGGCGGACATGCCGATGCGGATGTGGGGCTTCCCCTGGTTGTCGTGGCTGTGCCTGGCGCTCCTCGCCGGTGTCGTCGCGCTCACGATGATCGACGGCGCCGCGCGCGTGCAGCTGCTGCTCACCATCGGCCTGACCGTCGTGCTCCTGATCGTCGCGCGACTCACGCGGAACGCCTCCCGCCCCGGTGTCACCAGCGAGCGCGACAGCGCGGTGGTGGACTGA
- a CDS encoding Lrp/AsnC family transcriptional regulator, giving the protein MHIDRLDAELIRMLTESPQLPILECARRLGVARGTATSRLARLHEGGVIEAIVPRVDPAGFGYGVVAFCLVEIDQKVGHDDVATALADAVPEIVDMHTVTGASDMQLRLVARDATQLQEVLDRVALVPGVSRTASSIAMRTHLSGRVLPLVEHVAGDAG; this is encoded by the coding sequence GTGCACATCGACCGCCTCGACGCCGAGCTCATCCGCATGCTCACCGAGTCGCCGCAGCTGCCGATCCTCGAGTGCGCGCGACGACTGGGGGTCGCCAGGGGCACCGCGACCAGCCGTCTCGCGCGCCTGCATGAGGGCGGGGTGATCGAGGCGATCGTGCCACGCGTCGACCCCGCGGGCTTCGGCTACGGGGTCGTCGCGTTCTGCCTCGTCGAGATCGACCAGAAGGTGGGTCACGACGATGTCGCCACGGCGCTCGCCGATGCGGTGCCCGAGATCGTCGACATGCACACCGTGACCGGTGCGAGCGACATGCAGCTGCGACTCGTCGCTCGCGATGCGACCCAGCTGCAGGAGGTGCTCGATCGGGTGGCTCTCGTGCCGGGGGTCTCGCGCACGGCGTCATCGATCGCGATGCGCACCCACCTGTCGGGGCGCGTGCTGCCGCTGGTCGAGCACGTCGCCGGTGACGCCGGCTGA